In a single window of the Nocardioides massiliensis genome:
- a CDS encoding holo-ACP synthase, whose protein sequence is MAVVGVGIDVVDIDRFAATLERTPAMRLRLFTPAEQELGIASLAARFAAKEAVAKALGAPVGLSWLDAEVVCEDSGRPHLQLRGTVAIRAAELGVTSSHVSLSHDAGIASAVVVLES, encoded by the coding sequence ATGGCTGTAGTCGGCGTCGGCATCGACGTGGTCGACATCGACCGGTTCGCCGCCACCCTCGAGCGGACACCGGCGATGCGCCTACGGCTCTTCACCCCCGCGGAGCAGGAGCTCGGCATCGCCTCACTCGCGGCGCGGTTCGCCGCGAAGGAGGCGGTCGCCAAGGCGCTCGGCGCCCCGGTCGGCCTGTCGTGGCTGGACGCCGAGGTCGTCTGCGAGGACTCGGGGCGCCCGCACCTGCAGCTGCGCGGCACCGTCGCGATACGCGCCGCGGAGCTCGGCGTCACCAGCAGCCACGTGTCGCTCTCGCACGACGCCGGGATCGCCAGCGCGGTCGTGGTCCTCGAGTCCTGA
- the glmS gene encoding glutamine--fructose-6-phosphate transaminase (isomerizing), which produces MCGIVGYVGAREAREVVIEGLRRLEYRGYDSAGVAVVDTAAGAIASDKRAGKLANLEKALAESPLPASSTGIGHTRWATHGAPNDVNAHPHLGGSGRVALIHNGIIENFARLRDELEAEGHHFASETDTEVAAHLLDRAVVAGADLTTAMQEVSRRLEGAFTLVAIDAQDPARVVASRRNSPLVVGLGEGENFLASDVAAFIPYTREALELDQDQVVTITAEDVSVTNFDGTPAEGKPYHVTWDLSAAEKDGFDWFMRKEIFEQPDAVAASLLSRHTATGALQLDEVRISEDDLREVDKIIVIACGTSFYAGLVAKYAIEHWTRIPCEVELASEFRYRDPILTRDTLVVAISQSGETADTLMAIRYARAQRAKVLAICNSNGSTIPRESDAVIYTHAGPEIGVASTKGYLTQLIACYLLGLYLAQVRGTRFGDEIAMIVRELETMPQHIQTVLDNAEEVYALAREYVDATSVLFLGRHAGYPVALEGALKLKELAYIHAEGFAAGELKHGPIALIEDGLPVFCVVPPRGRDQLHDKMISGIQEIKARGATAICLAEDDDDEITPYADRLIRLPKVSTLLQPLLSVVPLQLFACELATLRGHDVDQPRNLAKSVTVE; this is translated from the coding sequence ATGTGCGGGATCGTGGGATACGTGGGCGCCCGGGAGGCGCGCGAGGTCGTGATCGAGGGATTGCGGCGGCTGGAGTACCGGGGCTACGACTCCGCCGGCGTCGCTGTCGTCGACACCGCGGCCGGCGCCATCGCCAGCGACAAGCGGGCCGGCAAGCTCGCCAACCTGGAGAAGGCGCTCGCCGAGAGTCCGCTGCCCGCGTCCAGCACCGGCATCGGTCACACCCGGTGGGCGACCCACGGCGCGCCCAACGACGTCAACGCCCACCCCCATCTCGGCGGCAGCGGGCGGGTCGCGCTGATCCACAACGGGATCATCGAGAACTTCGCCCGGCTCCGCGACGAGCTCGAGGCCGAGGGGCACCACTTCGCGTCCGAGACCGACACCGAGGTCGCCGCGCACCTGCTCGACCGCGCGGTCGTCGCGGGTGCCGACCTCACCACGGCGATGCAGGAGGTCTCGCGCCGCCTCGAGGGTGCCTTCACCCTCGTCGCGATCGATGCCCAGGACCCGGCCCGGGTGGTCGCGTCGCGGCGCAACTCGCCCCTCGTGGTCGGGCTGGGCGAGGGGGAGAACTTCCTCGCCTCCGACGTCGCGGCGTTCATCCCCTACACCCGCGAGGCGCTCGAGCTCGACCAGGACCAGGTCGTCACGATCACCGCCGAGGACGTCAGCGTCACCAACTTCGACGGCACCCCGGCCGAAGGCAAGCCCTACCACGTCACCTGGGACCTCTCCGCGGCGGAGAAGGACGGGTTCGACTGGTTCATGCGCAAGGAGATCTTCGAGCAGCCCGACGCGGTCGCCGCCTCCCTCCTGAGCCGCCACACGGCCACCGGTGCGCTGCAGCTCGACGAGGTGCGGATCTCCGAGGACGACCTGCGTGAGGTCGACAAGATCATCGTGATCGCGTGTGGGACGTCGTTCTACGCCGGCCTGGTCGCGAAGTACGCCATCGAGCACTGGACCCGCATCCCCTGCGAGGTCGAGCTCGCCTCAGAGTTCCGCTACCGCGACCCGATCCTCACGCGCGACACCCTCGTGGTCGCGATCAGCCAGTCCGGCGAGACCGCCGACACGCTCATGGCCATCCGCTACGCCCGCGCCCAGCGCGCCAAGGTGCTGGCGATCTGCAACTCCAACGGCTCGACGATCCCGCGCGAGTCCGATGCGGTCATCTACACCCACGCCGGCCCCGAGATCGGCGTCGCCTCCACCAAGGGCTACCTGACGCAGCTCATCGCCTGCTACCTGCTCGGCCTCTATCTCGCCCAGGTCCGCGGCACCCGGTTCGGCGACGAGATCGCGATGATCGTGCGCGAGCTCGAGACCATGCCGCAGCACATCCAGACCGTGCTCGACAACGCCGAGGAGGTCTACGCCCTCGCCCGCGAGTACGTCGATGCCACCTCGGTGCTCTTCCTCGGCCGCCACGCGGGCTATCCGGTCGCGCTCGAGGGCGCGCTGAAGCTCAAGGAGCTCGCCTACATCCACGCCGAGGGGTTCGCCGCGGGCGAGCTCAAGCACGGCCCGATCGCGCTCATCGAGGACGGCCTGCCGGTCTTCTGCGTCGTCCCGCCCCGCGGGCGCGACCAGCTGCACGACAAGATGATCAGCGGCATCCAGGAGATCAAGGCGCGCGGTGCCACCGCCATCTGCCTGGCCGAGGACGACGACGACGAGATCACGCCGTACGCCGACCGGCTGATCCGGCTGCCGAAGGTCTCGACGCTGCTGCAGCCGCTGCTCTCCGTCGTGCCCCTGCAGCTGTTCGCGTGCGAGCTCGCCACGCTCCGTGGCCACGACGTCGACCAGCCGCGCAACCTCGCCAAGTCCGTCACCGTCGAGTGA
- the alr gene encoding alanine racemase, giving the protein MSVARAELVVDLDAIEANVRRLAAAAGPARLMVVVKADGYGHGMVPVARAARRAGAPWLGAAVLEEALALREAGDTGRILTWLTVPGEDVRAGVRAGLDLTAYSVAEVEHVRAAARDTGVRARLQLKIDTGLHRGGATETAWPAVVQAALDAQRSGEVEVTGMWSHLACADEPDHPANGAQEGVFARAVSVAEDAGLRFEVRHLANSAATLVRPSAHWDLVRCGIAAYGLTPDPVLGTATELGLRQAMTVRSHLVLVKPVAAGEAVSYGHTWRAPRDTVVGLVPLGYGDGIPRHASSGPDGRGAEVLVGGRRAPVRGRICMDQFVVELGHPADGGIPARAGDPVTLLGSADGAPSAQDWADAAGTIGYEIVTRMRGRQQRRYVGAHAEEDTR; this is encoded by the coding sequence GTGAGTGTCGCTCGTGCCGAGCTCGTCGTCGACCTGGACGCGATCGAGGCCAACGTCCGCCGCCTCGCCGCGGCCGCCGGCCCCGCGCGGCTGATGGTCGTCGTCAAGGCCGACGGCTACGGCCACGGGATGGTCCCGGTCGCCCGGGCCGCGCGGCGCGCCGGTGCACCGTGGCTCGGCGCCGCCGTCCTCGAGGAGGCGCTGGCGCTGCGCGAGGCCGGCGACACCGGCCGGATCCTGACCTGGCTCACCGTGCCGGGGGAGGACGTGCGTGCGGGGGTACGCGCCGGGCTGGACCTCACGGCGTACTCCGTCGCGGAGGTGGAGCACGTGCGGGCGGCGGCCCGCGACACCGGCGTGCGTGCCCGGCTGCAGCTGAAGATCGACACCGGCCTGCACCGGGGCGGCGCGACCGAGACCGCGTGGCCGGCGGTGGTGCAGGCAGCGCTCGACGCCCAGCGCTCCGGCGAGGTCGAGGTCACCGGCATGTGGTCCCACCTCGCCTGCGCCGACGAGCCCGACCACCCCGCCAACGGCGCCCAGGAGGGGGTCTTCGCCCGGGCGGTCTCCGTCGCCGAGGACGCCGGCCTGCGCTTCGAGGTGCGCCACCTCGCCAACTCGGCGGCCACCCTGGTCCGGCCGTCTGCACACTGGGACCTCGTTCGGTGCGGCATCGCGGCGTACGGCCTCACCCCCGACCCCGTGCTCGGCACCGCCACCGAGCTCGGCCTGCGCCAGGCGATGACGGTGCGCTCGCACCTCGTGCTGGTGAAGCCTGTCGCCGCGGGCGAGGCCGTCTCCTACGGCCACACCTGGCGCGCGCCCCGCGACACCGTCGTCGGCCTGGTGCCGCTGGGGTACGGCGACGGGATCCCGCGCCACGCCTCCTCCGGACCGGACGGCCGCGGTGCCGAGGTGCTGGTCGGCGGACGCCGGGCACCGGTGCGCGGTCGCATCTGCATGGACCAGTTCGTCGTCGAGCTGGGACACCCGGCCGACGGCGGGATCCCCGCCCGCGCCGGTGACCCGGTGACGCTGCTCGGGTCGGCCGACGGTGCGCCCAGCGCCCAGGACTGGGCCGACGCCGCCGGCACGATCGGCTACGAGATCGTCACCCGCATGCGGGGGCGTCAACAGCGGCGCTACGTCGGCGCCCACGCCGAGGAGGACACCCGGTGA
- a CDS encoding SpoIID/LytB domain-containing protein: MRTHRLLVAAASAAVLVVASLAGPAIAEPTAAAPLAVPQKQGAEQPPRAFELTGSGWGHGVGLSQYGAQAMAKAGRTTPQILQHYYRGTELGKNNQGRLVDVNVRYQTSRFTAALRALQPGAVLEVCGMRGGTCVAKRRIADATADAATAGQVVVERSGNGVRALVTNARGRTHTVTGDTVRMRWTGTRYVKGKNAVLRLDTGREYRHGRLWVHPYGSGALNAVVRLNLQREYLRGIAEMPSSWETAALQAQAIIARTYALRVAPGIKSDCRCNLRDSVVNQVYGGWGKESEGTNAAYGKRWVAAVVATRGTVLRYGSGLAETFYYSSSGGSTLNSEDVWSAEVPYLRAVNDPWSITADNPNRSWTTTLSQAQARELFNLKQVLRIEITGRHTGGGLRELTAYGPKATRRISGKADQMRIRLGLKSSWLNDIAAVS; the protein is encoded by the coding sequence ATGCGCACCCACCGTCTCCTCGTTGCTGCCGCGAGCGCAGCCGTCCTCGTCGTCGCCTCGCTCGCCGGTCCGGCGATCGCCGAGCCGACGGCAGCGGCGCCCCTCGCCGTACCCCAGAAGCAGGGCGCGGAGCAGCCGCCGCGCGCCTTCGAGCTCACCGGGTCCGGCTGGGGCCACGGGGTGGGGCTCTCGCAGTACGGCGCCCAGGCGATGGCCAAGGCCGGGCGCACCACGCCGCAGATCCTGCAGCACTACTACCGCGGCACGGAGCTCGGCAAGAACAACCAGGGCCGGCTCGTCGACGTCAACGTCCGCTACCAGACCAGCCGCTTCACCGCGGCCCTGCGCGCGCTGCAGCCGGGAGCCGTCCTCGAGGTCTGCGGCATGCGGGGTGGCACGTGCGTCGCCAAGCGCCGCATCGCCGACGCCACCGCCGACGCGGCGACCGCCGGCCAGGTGGTCGTGGAGCGCTCCGGCAACGGGGTGCGCGCGCTCGTCACGAACGCCCGCGGCCGCACCCACACCGTGACCGGCGACACCGTGCGGATGCGCTGGACCGGCACGCGCTACGTCAAGGGCAAGAACGCCGTCCTACGTCTCGACACCGGCCGCGAGTACCGCCACGGCCGGCTGTGGGTGCACCCCTACGGCAGTGGCGCGCTCAACGCCGTCGTCCGGCTGAACCTGCAGCGGGAGTACCTGCGCGGCATCGCCGAGATGCCCTCGTCGTGGGAGACCGCAGCGCTACAGGCCCAGGCGATCATCGCCCGCACCTACGCCTTGCGCGTCGCGCCCGGCATCAAGAGCGACTGCCGGTGCAACCTGCGCGACTCGGTCGTCAACCAGGTGTACGGCGGATGGGGCAAGGAGTCCGAGGGCACCAACGCGGCGTACGGCAAGCGCTGGGTCGCCGCCGTCGTCGCCACCCGCGGCACCGTCCTGCGCTACGGCAGCGGGCTGGCGGAGACCTTCTACTACTCCTCCTCCGGCGGCAGCACGCTCAACAGCGAGGACGTCTGGTCGGCGGAGGTGCCATACCTGCGCGCGGTCAACGACCCGTGGTCCATCACCGCCGACAACCCCAACCGCAGCTGGACCACCACGCTGAGCCAGGCGCAGGCCCGTGAGCTGTTCAACCTCAAGCAGGTCCTGCGCATCGAGATCACCGGCCGCCACACCGGCGGCGGGCTGCGCGAGCTGACGGCCTACGGCCCCAAGGCCACCCGGCGGATCTCCGGCAAGGCCGACCAGATGCGCATCCGCCTCGGCCTCAAGTCCTCCTGGCTCAACGACATCGCTGCGGTGTCCTGA
- the rpsI gene encoding 30S ribosomal protein S9, with protein sequence MRNTVSTSETEVEDFQVNEEGVAYTSESAPSADAPPRPATIAPASATGRRKEAVARVRIVPGTGEWTVNGRALDSYFPNKLHQQVVNEPFVTADLVGRFDVIARISGGGITGQAGALRLGVARALNAVDLEANRPALKKAGLLTRDARVIERKKAGLKKARKAPQYSKR encoded by the coding sequence GTGAGGAACACCGTGAGCACTTCTGAGACCGAGGTCGAGGACTTCCAGGTCAACGAGGAGGGCGTCGCCTACACCAGCGAGAGCGCCCCCTCCGCCGACGCGCCCCCGCGCCCGGCGACCATCGCCCCCGCGTCGGCCACCGGCCGCCGCAAGGAGGCTGTCGCCCGCGTCCGGATCGTCCCGGGCACCGGCGAGTGGACCGTCAACGGCCGCGCCCTTGACTCCTACTTCCCCAACAAGCTGCACCAGCAGGTCGTCAACGAGCCCTTCGTGACCGCCGACCTCGTGGGCCGCTTCGACGTCATCGCCCGGATCTCCGGCGGCGGCATCACCGGCCAGGCCGGCGCGTTGCGTCTCGGCGTGGCTCGTGCGCTCAACGCCGTCGACCTCGAGGCCAACCGCCCCGCGCTGAAGAAGGCCGGGCTGCTCACGCGTGACGCCCGCGTCATCGAGCGCAAGAAGGCCGGTCTCAAGAAGGCCCGCAAGGCGCCGCAGTACAGCAAGCGCTGA
- the coaA gene encoding type I pantothenate kinase, with protein MSRPAPTPETRETSPYIELERAAWAALAANNEQPLSQEEIERVRGLGDELDLDEVRQVYLPLSRLLSLYVSAAGGLHRAQEEFLDRPTPPRTPFVIGLAGSVAVGKSTTARVLREMLAHWPEHPSVALVTTDGFLLPNAELERRGLLQRKGFPESYDRKALLRFVVDIKSGKDEVEAPVYSHLTYDVVPDERIVVRRPDIVIIEGLNVLQPARVGADGRTGLAVSDFFDFSVYVDASAGDIRRWYTERFLRLRKTAFRNPASYFAKYGAMSVEEARGEAARIWDSINGPNLRENVAPTRSRATLVLRKDSDHSVRYVRLRKL; from the coding sequence ATGTCGCGGCCCGCCCCTACGCCCGAGACGCGCGAGACCTCTCCCTACATCGAGCTGGAGCGAGCCGCGTGGGCCGCGCTGGCGGCTAACAACGAGCAGCCGCTGAGCCAGGAGGAGATCGAGCGGGTCCGCGGCCTGGGCGACGAGCTCGACCTCGACGAGGTGCGCCAGGTCTACCTGCCGCTGTCGCGCCTGCTGAGCCTCTATGTGAGCGCGGCCGGCGGGCTGCACCGGGCGCAGGAGGAGTTCCTCGACCGCCCGACGCCGCCGCGTACGCCGTTCGTCATCGGCCTGGCCGGGTCGGTCGCCGTCGGCAAGTCCACGACCGCGCGCGTGCTGCGCGAGATGCTCGCGCACTGGCCCGAGCACCCCAGCGTCGCGCTGGTCACCACCGACGGGTTCCTGCTCCCCAACGCCGAGCTCGAGCGCCGCGGCCTGCTCCAGCGCAAGGGCTTCCCGGAGTCCTACGACCGCAAGGCGCTGCTGCGCTTCGTCGTCGACATCAAGTCCGGCAAGGACGAGGTCGAGGCGCCGGTCTACTCCCACCTGACCTACGACGTCGTGCCGGACGAGCGGATCGTCGTACGCCGCCCCGACATCGTGATCATCGAGGGGCTCAACGTCCTCCAGCCCGCACGCGTGGGAGCCGACGGCCGCACCGGGCTCGCGGTCAGTGACTTCTTCGACTTCTCGGTCTACGTCGACGCCTCCGCGGGCGACATCCGGCGGTGGTACACCGAGCGATTCCTGCGCCTGCGGAAGACCGCCTTCCGCAACCCGGCGTCCTACTTCGCGAAGTACGGAGCGATGAGCGTCGAGGAGGCGCGCGGCGAGGCGGCACGGATCTGGGACTCGATCAACGGTCCCAACCTGCGCGAGAACGTCGCTCCAACCCGCTCACGCGCGACGCTGGTGCTGCGCAAGGACTCCGACCATTCGGTCCGTTATGTCCGGCTTCGCAAGCTCTGA
- the glmM gene encoding phosphoglucosamine mutase yields the protein MARLFGTDGVRGLANGHLTAELALDLSVAAAHVLGEAGAFEGHRPVAVVGRDTRISGQFLEAAVVAGLASAGVDVLLLGELPTPAVAYLTAHLDADLGVMLSASHNPMPDNGIKFLSRGGVKLDDALETAIEQRLRETWQRPTGDGVGRIRTYDAAVADYAAHLVGTLDGGLGGLGGAGERPLRIVLDCAHGAASVAGPRALREAGIDVVAICAEPDGLNINDGCGSTHLEVLQRSVLEHGADAGFAVDGDADRCLAVDHTGAVVDGDQILAILALALRDADRLHADTVVGTVMSNLGFVQALQREGLAVRQTKVGDRYVLEEMKAGGYSLGGEQSGHVILSDHATTGDGLLTALHVVQRMARTGRSLADLAAVMTRLPQVLVNVPDVDKNRTDDPELLAAVAEAEAELGDTGRVLLRASGTEPLVRVMVEATSADQAHAVADRLAGVVRSRLAL from the coding sequence ATGGCACGTCTCTTCGGCACGGACGGGGTCCGGGGCCTGGCCAACGGTCATCTGACCGCGGAGCTGGCCCTGGACCTTTCCGTTGCCGCCGCACACGTCCTGGGCGAGGCCGGAGCCTTCGAGGGGCACCGGCCCGTGGCCGTCGTCGGCCGGGACACCCGGATCTCGGGCCAGTTCCTCGAGGCCGCGGTCGTGGCCGGGTTGGCCTCCGCCGGGGTCGACGTACTCCTGCTGGGGGAGCTGCCGACCCCTGCGGTGGCCTACCTGACCGCCCACCTCGACGCCGATCTCGGCGTGATGCTGTCGGCCAGCCACAACCCGATGCCCGACAACGGCATCAAGTTCCTCTCCCGTGGCGGCGTCAAGCTCGACGACGCCCTGGAGACCGCGATCGAGCAGCGGCTGCGCGAGACCTGGCAGCGGCCCACGGGCGACGGGGTCGGGCGGATCCGCACGTACGACGCGGCCGTGGCCGACTACGCCGCGCACCTGGTCGGCACTCTCGACGGCGGGCTTGGTGGGCTGGGTGGCGCCGGCGAGCGGCCGCTGCGGATCGTCCTCGACTGTGCCCACGGGGCTGCCTCGGTGGCCGGCCCGCGGGCGCTGCGCGAAGCCGGCATCGACGTCGTCGCGATCTGCGCCGAGCCGGACGGGCTCAACATCAACGACGGGTGCGGATCCACCCACCTCGAGGTCCTGCAGAGGTCCGTGCTCGAGCACGGGGCCGACGCGGGGTTCGCCGTCGACGGGGACGCCGACCGCTGCCTCGCCGTCGACCACACCGGGGCGGTCGTCGATGGCGACCAGATCCTCGCCATCCTCGCCCTCGCCCTGCGCGACGCCGACCGGCTGCACGCCGACACGGTCGTCGGCACCGTGATGAGCAACCTCGGGTTCGTCCAGGCGCTGCAGCGCGAGGGCCTCGCCGTACGCCAGACCAAGGTGGGGGACCGCTACGTCCTCGAGGAGATGAAGGCCGGCGGCTACTCCCTCGGCGGCGAGCAGTCCGGCCACGTGATCCTCAGCGACCACGCCACCACCGGTGACGGCCTGCTGACGGCCCTGCACGTCGTCCAGCGCATGGCACGCACCGGTCGCAGCCTCGCCGACCTCGCCGCCGTCATGACCCGCCTCCCGCAGGTGCTCGTCAACGTCCCCGACGTCGACAAGAACCGCACCGACGACCCGGAGCTGCTCGCCGCCGTCGCGGAGGCCGAAGCCGAGCTGGGCGACACCGGTCGCGTCCTGCTGCGCGCCTCCGGCACCGAGCCGCTCGTCCGCGTCATGGTCGAGGCCACCAGCGCCGACCAGGCACACGCCGTCGCCGACCGGCTCGCCGGGGTCGTCCGCTCCCGCCTCGCCCTCTGA
- a CDS encoding NAD(P)H-hydrate epimerase, whose product MREAHTVEQVRAAEDVVLARVPDGALMQRAAGGLASALADFLGRVYGARVLLLVGAGNNGGDALYAGASLARRGAQVDAVLLGGERTHAAGLAAYRAAGGQVVEPAQVRDTDVVVDGIVGIGGTPGLRAEAMAVLDMVDAPVVAVDVPSGVDVDTGETPEAHVVADLTVTFGTLKPCHLIDPAAQACGAVHLVDLGLDLPRADVVALQAPEVRALLPRPTPDAHKYTRGVVGLRVGSATYPGAAVLSALGASSGLVGMVRYVGSATDQVLAVAPEIVGAGRVQAWVVGSGGGDEAAEALADAFADEVPVLIDADGLRHLDAPPPVPALLTPHAGELAAMLDVPRDDVETAPLRHAREAADRFGAAVLLKGRRTLVAEPGGRVYVNTTGTPWLATAGAGDVLGGLCGALMAAGLEPVLAGAVGSWVAGAAASELAADGPLTASQLARAIPGTVRRLLTDPEDGPW is encoded by the coding sequence ATGCGTGAGGCCCACACCGTCGAGCAGGTGCGCGCCGCCGAGGACGTCGTGCTGGCCCGCGTCCCCGACGGTGCGCTGATGCAGCGCGCCGCCGGCGGTCTCGCCAGCGCGCTCGCGGACTTCCTTGGACGTGTGTACGGCGCACGCGTCCTGCTCCTCGTCGGTGCCGGCAACAACGGCGGTGACGCGTTGTACGCCGGAGCCAGCCTCGCGCGCCGCGGCGCGCAGGTCGACGCGGTGTTGCTGGGGGGCGAGCGCACCCACGCCGCGGGGCTCGCGGCGTACCGCGCAGCGGGTGGCCAGGTGGTCGAGCCCGCGCAGGTGCGCGACACGGACGTGGTGGTCGACGGCATCGTCGGGATCGGGGGCACGCCGGGTCTGCGGGCCGAGGCGATGGCCGTGCTCGACATGGTCGATGCGCCGGTGGTGGCGGTGGACGTGCCGTCGGGGGTCGACGTCGACACCGGCGAGACACCGGAGGCACACGTCGTCGCCGACCTGACCGTCACGTTCGGGACGCTCAAGCCGTGTCACCTGATCGACCCGGCCGCGCAGGCCTGCGGTGCGGTGCACCTGGTCGATCTCGGACTCGACCTGCCCCGTGCCGATGTGGTCGCCCTCCAAGCACCCGAGGTTCGAGCCCTGCTGCCGCGCCCGACGCCGGACGCCCACAAATACACCCGTGGCGTCGTCGGGCTGCGGGTCGGCTCCGCGACCTATCCGGGAGCCGCGGTCCTCAGCGCGCTCGGTGCCTCCAGCGGGCTGGTCGGGATGGTGCGCTACGTCGGCAGCGCGACCGACCAGGTGCTGGCCGTCGCGCCCGAGATCGTGGGCGCCGGACGCGTGCAGGCATGGGTGGTCGGATCCGGGGGTGGCGACGAGGCGGCGGAGGCGCTGGCGGACGCGTTCGCCGACGAGGTGCCCGTGCTCATCGACGCCGACGGGTTGCGGCACCTCGACGCGCCGCCGCCGGTCCCGGCGCTGCTCACGCCGCACGCCGGGGAGCTCGCCGCGATGCTGGACGTCCCACGCGACGACGTGGAGACCGCGCCACTGCGCCACGCACGGGAGGCAGCCGACCGGTTCGGCGCCGCGGTGCTGCTCAAGGGTCGCCGCACCCTGGTCGCCGAGCCCGGCGGACGGGTCTACGTCAACACCACCGGCACGCCCTGGCTGGCGACCGCCGGTGCCGGAGACGTGCTCGGCGGCCTGTGCGGCGCACTGATGGCGGCCGGTCTGGAACCGGTGCTCGCCGGCGCCGTGGGCTCCTGGGTGGCCGGCGCCGCCGCGTCCGAGCTCGCCGCGGACGGTCCGCTGACCGCCTCGCAGCTCGCCAGGGCGATCCCGGGCACCGTGCGCCGCCTGCTGACCGACCCCGAGGACGGTCCGTGGTGA
- the rplM gene encoding 50S ribosomal protein L13 has protein sequence MRTYSPKPADIQREWHVIDATDVVLGRLAVQAANLIRGKHKPQFAPHMDLGDFVIIVNAEKVALSGNKATTKMAYRHSGYPGGLSATPIGELLEKDARKAIEKAVWGMLPKNRLGRQQLKKLKVYSGPEHPHQAQKAKPFEITQISQ, from the coding sequence GTGCGTACGTACAGCCCCAAGCCCGCTGACATCCAGCGCGAGTGGCACGTCATCGACGCCACCGACGTCGTCCTGGGTCGGTTGGCGGTCCAGGCCGCGAACCTGATCCGCGGCAAGCACAAGCCGCAGTTCGCCCCGCACATGGACCTCGGTGACTTCGTCATCATCGTCAACGCGGAGAAGGTTGCCCTCAGCGGCAACAAGGCGACCACCAAGATGGCCTACCGCCACTCGGGCTACCCCGGTGGCCTCTCCGCGACCCCCATCGGGGAGCTGCTGGAGAAGGATGCGCGCAAGGCGATCGAGAAGGCCGTGTGGGGGATGCTGCCGAAGAACCGCCTCGGTCGGCAGCAGCTGAAGAAGCTCAAGGTCTACAGCGGCCCCGAGCACCCGCACCAGGCCCAGAAGGCGAAGCCGTTCGAGATCACGCAGATCTCGCAGTGA
- a CDS encoding organic hydroperoxide resistance protein encodes MTNTPDEIQYTARVQIVGGRQGGRAVSEDGVMDVQLTAPKETGGPGTGTNPEQLFAMGYGACFQSALTAVAKKAGVDASESTVEVAVGFGPHDKSFALTVELTGRIPGVDAEQAQELMEAAHEICPYSKATRGNVPVTLRGVVATEASETP; translated from the coding sequence ATGACCAACACACCTGACGAGATCCAGTACACCGCGCGCGTGCAGATCGTGGGCGGCAGGCAGGGCGGCCGAGCCGTGTCGGAGGACGGCGTGATGGACGTGCAGCTGACGGCGCCGAAGGAGACCGGCGGGCCGGGCACGGGCACCAATCCCGAGCAGCTCTTCGCGATGGGCTACGGAGCCTGTTTCCAGAGCGCGCTGACGGCGGTCGCGAAGAAGGCCGGCGTCGACGCCTCGGAGTCGACTGTGGAGGTGGCGGTCGGGTTCGGCCCGCACGACAAGTCGTTCGCGCTCACGGTCGAGCTCACTGGCCGCATCCCCGGCGTCGATGCTGAGCAGGCCCAGGAGCTCATGGAGGCGGCACACGAGATCTGCCCCTACTCCAAGGCCACCCGCGGCAACGTGCCGGTCACGCTGCGTGGCGTCGTCGCGACCGAGGCCTCCGAGACGCCGTAA